From one Flavobacteriales bacterium genomic stretch:
- the purS gene encoding phosphoribosylformylglycinamidine synthase subunit PurS has protein sequence MTFKAEIDIMPLEALLDPQGKAVSQNMGNVGLNEISNVRIGKHITLKVDADSKEIAEQKVDEACKKLLCNQIMESYQFSLVEA, from the coding sequence ATGACATTCAAAGCAGAAATCGACATCATGCCTTTAGAGGCTTTATTAGATCCTCAAGGAAAAGCTGTTTCTCAAAATATGGGGAATGTAGGTTTAAATGAAATCAGTAACGTTAGAATAGGGAAGCACATCACCTTAAAAGTTGATGCCGATTCTAAAGAAATTGCTGAGCAAAAGGTAGATGAAGCTTGTAAAAAGTTATTGTGTAACCAAATTATGGAGAGCTACCAATTTAGCCTGGTAGAAGCATAA
- a CDS encoding aminotransferase class IV: protein MTKGDFVLINGEFFETSSPYLKENRSFMYGDGLFESIRVINGIPFNLENHILRMLEGAKILGIKTPPHYTTEYFNTQIKHLLDKNSIKAGGRVRLSVFRNDGGYYKAINNTSSYLITADLLPHNLYKMNEEGLLIDVYDAINKHKNILSNFKTSNALHSIMAGNYANDNQLDDCFIVNSKRHIIEAISSNIFLVSNGVLYTPPLADGCIGGTMRMHVINTALKNRYKVYETSLLPQNLMVADEIFLTNAIQGIQWVGGYKSKRYFNNVSKELLNLINQEEANLKMDLKES from the coding sequence ATGACGAAAGGAGATTTTGTATTAATTAACGGAGAATTTTTTGAAACCTCTTCACCTTATTTAAAGGAGAATCGATCTTTTATGTATGGTGATGGATTATTTGAATCCATCCGTGTAATTAATGGTATTCCATTTAACCTTGAAAATCATATTTTAAGAATGTTAGAAGGTGCTAAGATTCTTGGTATCAAAACTCCTCCTCATTACACAACAGAATATTTCAACACACAAATTAAACATTTGTTGGATAAAAATAGTATTAAAGCTGGTGGACGCGTTCGTTTAAGTGTATTTAGAAATGATGGCGGTTATTATAAAGCGATCAATAATACGAGTTCTTATTTAATTACCGCAGATCTATTACCTCATAATTTATACAAAATGAATGAGGAAGGGTTGTTGATTGATGTCTATGATGCGATTAACAAACACAAAAACATTTTGTCAAATTTCAAAACTTCTAATGCGTTACATTCAATCATGGCTGGTAATTATGCCAATGATAATCAATTAGATGATTGTTTTATTGTCAATAGCAAAAGACATATTATTGAAGCTATTTCTTCTAACATCTTTTTAGTTTCTAATGGTGTATTATATACGCCTCCTTTAGCTGATGGGTGTATTGGGGGAACTATGAGAATGCATGTGATTAATACAGCCTTAAAAAACAGGTATAAAGTATATGAAACATCTTTATTGCCTCAAAATTTGATGGTTGCTGATGAAATCTTTTTAACCAATGCCATCCAAGGAATACAATGGGTAGGAGGTTATAAATCTAAACGTTATTTTAATAATGTTAGTAAAGAACTATTAAACTTAATCAATCAAGAAGAGGCTAATTTAAAGATGGATTTAAAGGAAAGTTAG
- a CDS encoding DUF72 domain-containing protein — translation MKFGNIEDKTGIDFTFEPIPELTEKVLSTLSSKETVRFHFGAPVWSDKNYKGTLYPPKTPIKNFLKAYSEQFNSIEVNATRYGTPKESTILKWLDETPDDFTFSMKFPQVITHRKNIMEDAAKEQLERFLVALDLIGDKNGVAFAVMANYFRPDKFSVLEEFVKYIPRDIAVAIELRAPEWFESESIKNEWHQLFLENNIIPVLTDTPGRRDVLHFRVVNQHLFVRFVGNVGTSIDEIRINNWAKRIIDLTNQGITDVWFYAHVPGESREDVVPFNNQLISTINKNSSFDIPLLKDYRSSVLF, via the coding sequence ATGAAGTTTGGAAATATTGAAGATAAAACAGGAATTGATTTTACTTTTGAACCAATCCCTGAATTAACGGAAAAGGTATTGAGTACACTATCCTCAAAAGAAACAGTTCGTTTTCATTTTGGGGCTCCAGTTTGGTCTGATAAAAACTATAAAGGGACCTTATATCCTCCCAAAACTCCAATAAAAAACTTTCTGAAAGCATATTCAGAGCAATTTAATAGTATTGAGGTTAATGCAACGAGATATGGAACTCCTAAGGAGTCAACGATTCTAAAATGGTTAGATGAAACACCAGATGATTTTACTTTTTCAATGAAGTTTCCCCAAGTGATCACACATCGTAAAAACATCATGGAAGATGCTGCAAAAGAACAATTAGAACGTTTTTTAGTAGCATTAGATTTAATTGGTGATAAAAATGGAGTAGCATTCGCTGTAATGGCAAATTACTTTAGGCCAGATAAATTTTCTGTCTTAGAAGAATTTGTAAAATATATTCCTCGAGATATAGCTGTTGCCATTGAGTTAAGAGCGCCTGAGTGGTTTGAATCTGAATCCATTAAAAATGAATGGCATCAATTATTTTTAGAAAATAATATTATCCCAGTTTTAACCGATACTCCTGGTAGAAGAGACGTCCTACATTTTAGAGTGGTCAATCAACATTTATTTGTTCGTTTTGTTGGAAATGTGGGGACATCCATTGATGAAATCAGAATCAATAACTGGGCAAAGAGAATAATAGATTTGACGAATCAAGGAATTACAGATGTATGGTTTTATGCACATGTTCCTGGTGAGTCGAGAGAAGATGTTGTACCATTCAATAATCAACTCATTTCAACAATAAATAAAAATTCGTCATTTGATATACCTTTATTAAAAGATTACCGTTCTAGTGTATTATTTTAG
- a CDS encoding DUF368 domain-containing protein — MRTTKDYLLLTLKGMAMGAADVVPGVSGGTIAFISGIYEELITTISGVNLGLLKTLRNEGIAAAWKALNGNFIVALFLGIAISIVSLAKVISFLLDNEPVLLWSFFFGLVLASVIYVGKQVKQWSVAPVIALVIGSVIAYYITILPPLAQSDSTFYVFISGMIAICAMILPGISGSFILLILGSYQTILGAVKDKEIVTIATFMGGCVVGLLAFSKVLKWTFAKFHDITVALLTGFLVGSLNKIWPWKKIDSFRMNSHGEWVTFLDHNVLPENYDVPVLNSISEAGIPSVYQNADSQIFVALLFSLLGFALIFGMEALANKLKK, encoded by the coding sequence ATGAGAACAACAAAAGACTATCTATTATTGACTTTAAAAGGGATGGCCATGGGAGCGGCAGACGTGGTCCCAGGAGTTTCAGGTGGAACAATAGCATTTATTTCTGGGATATATGAAGAGTTAATTACGACCATAAGCGGAGTAAACTTAGGGTTGCTAAAAACGCTTAGAAATGAAGGAATAGCGGCAGCTTGGAAAGCTTTGAATGGGAATTTTATTGTCGCTTTGTTTTTAGGGATTGCAATCAGCATTGTATCGCTAGCAAAAGTCATTAGTTTTTTGTTAGATAATGAACCAGTATTGTTGTGGAGTTTCTTTTTTGGACTAGTATTAGCCAGTGTTATTTATGTCGGAAAACAAGTTAAACAATGGTCTGTAGCCCCTGTGATTGCTTTGGTAATAGGTTCAGTAATAGCATACTATATCACAATATTACCGCCTTTAGCTCAAAGCGATTCTACATTTTACGTTTTTATATCAGGTATGATAGCTATTTGTGCGATGATATTACCAGGAATTTCAGGGAGTTTTATATTACTGATTCTCGGTTCTTATCAAACTATTTTAGGAGCTGTAAAGGATAAAGAAATTGTAACAATAGCAACTTTTATGGGGGGATGTGTCGTAGGATTATTGGCATTTAGTAAAGTGCTGAAATGGACGTTTGCTAAATTTCATGATATTACGGTGGCTTTATTAACAGGTTTTTTAGTAGGCTCTTTAAATAAAATTTGGCCTTGGAAAAAAATAGATAGTTTTAGAATGAATAGTCATGGGGAATGGGTGACTTTTTTAGACCATAATGTCTTACCAGAAAATTATGATGTTCCTGTTCTTAATTCTATCTCCGAAGCAGGAATTCCAAGCGTATATCAAAATGCAGATTCTCAAATTTTTGTAGCATTGCTATTTAGTCTTTTAGGGTTTGCTTTAATTTTTGGAATGGAAGCTTTAGCTAATAAATTGAAAAAGTAA
- a CDS encoding mechanosensitive ion channel, translated as MEFQNIPLKVIVLLLIQAFWIISFFMVLQHVVIRMIKKERWHDWLAFYVPLIRNIVWILFVVKIVYTFGKYQPLLTLALTGIILGLTWTILRDFVQGTVFRFQKGDIIGQQIQLNDFKGRIIKMGETKMSIELKNGEIVQLPYSKLFTNVLIKPISNRQIKNQTLILAVSNQVKLEELKTVLVNKVIAYPWVVIKNGINIEFFNDEQQQRKVKLSFAISSNSKGLLIEEELRSLVAGL; from the coding sequence ATGGAATTTCAAAACATCCCTTTAAAAGTAATTGTCCTGCTATTAATTCAAGCTTTTTGGATTATTAGTTTTTTTATGGTGCTTCAACATGTTGTCATTCGCATGATTAAAAAGGAGCGTTGGCATGATTGGCTAGCGTTTTATGTACCACTAATACGTAACATCGTTTGGATTTTATTTGTCGTTAAAATCGTCTATACATTTGGAAAATATCAACCACTTCTAACACTGGCTTTAACTGGTATTATCTTAGGGTTAACTTGGACTATTTTACGTGATTTTGTACAAGGAACAGTTTTTAGGTTCCAAAAAGGAGATATTATTGGTCAACAAATCCAACTTAATGACTTTAAAGGTAGAATCATTAAAATGGGGGAAACCAAAATGAGCATTGAATTAAAGAATGGCGAAATTGTTCAATTGCCATATAGTAAATTGTTTACCAATGTGTTGATAAAGCCCATATCGAATCGTCAAATTAAAAATCAAACCTTAATATTAGCAGTTTCCAATCAAGTTAAATTGGAAGAGTTAAAAACAGTGCTAGTCAATAAAGTTATTGCTTACCCTTGGGTGGTGATTAAAAACGGAATAAACATAGAGTTTTTTAATGATGAACAACAACAAAGAAAAGTTAAGTTATCCTTTGCCATTTCTTCTAACTCAAAAGGATTGCTAATAGAGGAAGAACTCAGAAGTCTAGTTGCTGGACTTTGA
- a CDS encoding phospholipase D-like domain-containing protein, with protein sequence MKRRILYTIYLWSAWTTLYSQKLVPTLITPNSISFSTTIGPLTNLEYGTTKDLELGIITGNSMLNLDPATFYYVKGIASAGTTEIGLFSTQSNSTGSIEVFFNHQPNNDFSAIADAKYTNFENKIIEIINAAEVTLDLCVFYTKSKKIGAAINEANNRGVVVRFIAGSSSLGDFPKNLDENIATLKREEPKGQMHNKFIVVDVGSETTCKVLITSANFTENNLEEDSNNLLIIQDQALGKAYTLEFNEMWGSTGHTPTSNSKFGIDKTDNTPHFFNIGGKAVELYFSPSDHVEQAINDQLKTADNDLGFALFTFTRDLFAQTLLKRNNDGVDVYGVIDNKSYYGSEDNNLENGGVALLKFNRKDDMHNKYAFVDALDSNSNPLVITGSYNWSNSAEEKYDENTIIIHDAGIVNEYYEDLNTFTNFGHEKALLNNIVTYPNPSTSWIYLKNISATISDEINVQLIDGTGRILEAREINLSQAFDLSLYPIGIYYLRIMTRYNNVVKKIVKN encoded by the coding sequence ATGAAAAGACGCATTTTATATACAATATACCTTTGGAGTGCTTGGACGACTTTATATAGTCAAAAGCTTGTTCCTACGTTAATCACTCCTAATAGTATTTCTTTTTCTACAACTATAGGGCCATTAACCAACTTGGAGTATGGAACAACTAAAGATCTGGAATTAGGAATAATTACGGGCAATAGTATGCTCAACTTAGATCCAGCAACTTTTTACTATGTAAAAGGAATAGCTTCAGCGGGAACTACTGAAATAGGGCTGTTTTCGACTCAATCCAATTCTACAGGAAGTATAGAAGTTTTCTTTAACCATCAACCCAATAATGATTTTTCAGCTATTGCTGATGCAAAATATACCAATTTTGAAAATAAAATTATTGAGATCATCAATGCGGCTGAAGTAACATTAGACCTTTGTGTCTTTTATACAAAAAGTAAAAAGATAGGAGCCGCAATCAATGAGGCCAACAATAGAGGTGTCGTTGTTCGATTTATTGCAGGAAGTAGCAGCTTAGGAGATTTTCCTAAAAATTTAGATGAAAACATTGCCACACTCAAACGTGAGGAACCTAAAGGTCAAATGCACAACAAATTTATTGTAGTAGATGTAGGTTCTGAAACAACGTGTAAAGTTTTAATAACCTCAGCCAATTTTACAGAAAATAACTTAGAAGAAGACTCTAACAACCTATTGATAATTCAGGATCAGGCCTTAGGGAAAGCTTATACGTTAGAATTTAACGAAATGTGGGGAAGTACAGGCCATACACCTACAAGTAATAGCAAATTTGGAATAGATAAGACGGACAATACCCCTCATTTTTTTAACATTGGAGGAAAAGCAGTTGAATTATACTTTTCTCCTTCTGACCATGTAGAACAAGCAATAAACGATCAATTAAAAACAGCAGACAACGATTTAGGTTTTGCGTTATTTACATTTACAAGAGACTTGTTTGCTCAAACATTATTAAAACGGAATAATGATGGAGTAGATGTTTATGGAGTAATTGATAATAAAAGTTATTATGGATCGGAAGATAATAACCTTGAAAATGGAGGCGTAGCACTGTTAAAGTTTAACAGAAAAGATGATATGCATAATAAATATGCATTTGTTGATGCATTAGATTCTAATTCCAACCCGCTGGTGATTACTGGAAGTTATAATTGGTCTAACTCAGCAGAAGAAAAATACGATGAGAATACGATTATTATACACGATGCGGGGATCGTCAATGAATATTATGAAGATTTGAATACCTTTACAAACTTTGGTCATGAAAAAGCATTACTCAATAATATTGTAACTTATCCCAATCCCTCTACAAGTTGGATTTATCTAAAAAATATATCAGCAACAATCTCTGATGAAATAAACGTTCAATTAATAGATGGTACAGGTAGAATTCTTGAAGCTAGAGAAATAAACCTATCTCAAGCATTTGACTTATCATTATATCCTATAGGCATATATTATCTTAGGATTATGACAAGGTATAATAATGTTGTAAAGAAAATCGTGAAAAATTAG
- a CDS encoding glycosyltransferase family 39 protein yields the protein MKVLLKNGLLILLFTYISILLHRGEINDFPKHIHAWAQSDYYALSLGFIDNGLDFFHPQNFVQNPQFPDYFQTPKENGITAADFPIHTYNVALLMRLFDSEAPWIFRSYTLFFSIVGMLFLFLLIKALNGSDIKALFGVALLLLSPVYLYYRAGFLPSIPALSFVIIAYYYYLLYLKKGQYQSFYIAITFFTLATLTRTPFAIFLIATFCQEGLNVLKKRKMNYTILASYLISFSFIIGYFIYNNYLRSLYGSIFLSKPLTPDSWEVAKHLFYSALENWKWHYLTKWHYLFLPVSLILGVIQLIRTKTISPLHQQLLLQFVIVLTGVLMYSFLMLKQFKAHDYYFIDTFFTPFILYTVIILTYIKFDRFYFNLIAAGLLVYATKAMTDHTLDAQIQRKETGSWDKTLAVINSYSGGDQLLHQLNIPKDAKLLVLDSEAPNIPFILLRRYGYSVHFLTQDNIIKKMDWNYDYIVMQDHIAQHIVNSIFPELSHYIQRIGGNGAFSVYQKLATPAPKSIDQLLQIDQQQPFYQNTIKRDSIWRNKDFNADSLIVIDQHEEFGLTLERYNLEQLTAKNCLIKINLDIRSDALKSANLIFAISNENETFTYQDRKVQTGNHSYLFTSQPVASPNHKVSLYIWNGGKEKILVKDFKVTMY from the coding sequence ATGAAAGTTCTACTTAAAAACGGTCTCCTCATACTGTTATTTACTTATATCAGTATATTACTTCATCGAGGAGAAATCAATGATTTTCCTAAACATATCCATGCTTGGGCTCAAAGTGATTATTATGCTTTATCCTTAGGTTTTATTGATAACGGTTTGGATTTTTTTCACCCTCAAAACTTTGTACAAAATCCACAATTCCCTGATTATTTTCAGACTCCCAAAGAGAATGGAATTACCGCTGCCGACTTCCCTATTCACACCTATAATGTAGCTTTGTTGATGCGATTATTTGATAGTGAAGCGCCTTGGATTTTTAGAAGTTATACCTTATTTTTTAGTATTGTAGGGATGCTGTTTTTATTTCTTTTGATTAAAGCTCTGAATGGTTCAGATATTAAGGCTTTATTTGGAGTAGCTCTGCTTTTGTTATCGCCTGTTTACCTTTATTATAGAGCAGGATTTTTACCGTCTATACCAGCACTTTCTTTTGTTATTATTGCTTATTACTACTATCTTCTTTATTTAAAAAAAGGACAGTATCAATCTTTTTATATAGCCATTACTTTTTTTACATTGGCAACTTTAACTCGAACGCCATTTGCTATTTTCTTAATTGCTACGTTTTGCCAAGAGGGATTAAATGTGCTCAAAAAAAGAAAGATGAACTATACTATTCTAGCTAGTTATCTTATTTCTTTTTCATTCATTATTGGGTATTTTATCTATAACAATTACTTGAGAAGTCTATATGGCTCTATTTTTCTGAGTAAACCATTAACTCCCGATAGCTGGGAAGTTGCTAAGCATTTATTCTATTCAGCACTTGAAAATTGGAAATGGCATTATTTAACCAAATGGCACTATTTATTTCTTCCTGTTTCTTTAATACTTGGGGTAATTCAATTGATCAGAACTAAAACCATTTCTCCCCTCCATCAACAATTATTATTACAATTTGTGATTGTCTTAACAGGCGTTTTGATGTATTCATTTTTAATGCTAAAGCAATTTAAAGCGCACGATTATTACTTTATTGATACATTTTTTACTCCTTTTATCCTCTACACAGTTATTATCCTCACTTATATAAAGTTTGATCGATTTTACTTCAATTTAATTGCTGCTGGTTTGCTTGTTTATGCTACTAAAGCAATGACAGATCATACTTTAGATGCTCAAATCCAACGTAAAGAGACTGGTTCTTGGGATAAAACACTAGCTGTGATTAATAGCTATTCTGGAGGGGATCAGTTATTACATCAACTCAACATTCCCAAAGACGCCAAGCTATTAGTTTTAGATTCTGAAGCTCCCAATATTCCGTTTATCCTTTTAAGAAGATATGGTTATAGTGTTCACTTCTTAACTCAAGACAACATCATTAAAAAAATGGACTGGAACTACGACTATATTGTTATGCAAGACCATATAGCTCAACATATTGTTAATAGTATTTTCCCTGAATTGAGTCATTATATTCAAAGAATTGGTGGTAATGGTGCTTTTTCTGTTTATCAGAAACTAGCAACCCCTGCTCCTAAATCAATTGACCAATTACTTCAAATAGACCAACAACAACCATTTTATCAGAACACAATTAAAAGGGATAGTATTTGGAGAAATAAAGACTTTAATGCCGACTCTTTAATCGTAATTGATCAGCATGAAGAGTTTGGACTGACTTTGGAACGCTACAACTTAGAACAGCTTACTGCTAAAAACTGTTTAATTAAAATTAATCTAGACATCCGAAGTGATGCGTTAAAATCTGCAAATTTAATTTTTGCGATATCCAATGAAAACGAGACCTTTACCTACCAAGATCGTAAAGTTCAAACAGGAAATCACTCCTATTTATTTACCTCTCAACCTGTTGCTTCTCCCAATCATAAAGTAAGCCTTTATATCTGGAACGGAGGTAAAGAAAAAATATTGGTCAAAGATTTTAAAGTGACGATGTATTGA
- a CDS encoding SDR family oxidoreductase: MGNGLLKGKRGIIFGALNEMSIAWKVAEQAHEQGAEFVLTNAPIAMRMGEINKLAEATNSQIIPADATKVEDLENLILKAQEILGGKIDFILHSIGMSPNVRKKKHYTDLNYEWYKTSMDVSATSLHKTLAVAMKHDAISEWGSVVALTYIAAQRIFPDYNDMADAKSLLESISRSFGYHYGLKKKVRVNTISQSPTVTTAGSGVSGFDQFINYSDSMSPLGNAGAVDCANYCVAMFSDLTKYVTMQNLFHDGGFSATGVTTTVMDKF; encoded by the coding sequence ATGGGGAACGGATTATTAAAAGGAAAAAGAGGAATTATCTTTGGCGCATTAAACGAAATGTCGATTGCTTGGAAAGTTGCTGAGCAAGCACATGAACAAGGAGCTGAATTTGTTTTAACCAATGCACCTATTGCAATGCGAATGGGAGAGATCAACAAATTGGCAGAAGCAACAAATTCACAAATTATTCCAGCTGATGCTACTAAAGTTGAAGATTTAGAAAACTTAATTTTAAAGGCACAAGAAATTTTAGGAGGTAAAATTGATTTTATTTTACATTCTATTGGGATGTCTCCTAACGTCAGAAAGAAAAAGCATTATACAGATTTAAACTACGAATGGTATAAAACGAGTATGGATGTTTCAGCAACTTCATTACATAAAACCTTAGCTGTAGCAATGAAACATGATGCTATTAGTGAGTGGGGGTCAGTTGTAGCGTTAACATATATCGCAGCACAAAGAATATTCCCTGATTATAATGATATGGCTGATGCGAAATCATTGTTAGAATCTATTTCAAGAAGCTTTGGTTATCACTATGGATTAAAGAAAAAAGTAAGAGTAAATACCATTTCACAATCTCCTACTGTAACAACTGCAGGAAGTGGAGTTTCAGGTTTTGATCAATTTATCAATTATTCTGATAGCATGAGTCCATTAGGTAATGCAGGTGCGGTTGATTGCGCTAACTATTGTGTAGCGATGTTCTCTGATTTAACAAAATATGTTACGATGCAGAACTTATTCCACGATGGTGGTTTCTCTGCTACTGGAGTTACTACTACAGTAATGGATAAGTTTTAA
- a CDS encoding YqgE/AlgH family protein, whose protein sequence is MKEIFDIAKLNTLSPEKGLVLISEPFNEDKYFQRSVICLCEHNDKGSFGYVVNNTLDVKLTELIPAIKSDDFKVGLGGPVSPNNLYYMHTLGKEIEGSVEVKKGLYTGGNFDQITTLINTGLIGNHQIQFFLGYSGWSSGQLEDEIAKDSWIVSQFDIIDVMERNDETYWKNILASKGGKFQLIANFPLNPSLN, encoded by the coding sequence ATGAAAGAGATATTTGATATAGCTAAATTAAACACTTTGTCTCCTGAAAAAGGCCTTGTTTTAATCTCAGAACCTTTTAATGAAGATAAATACTTTCAACGATCTGTTATTTGTTTGTGTGAGCATAACGATAAAGGGTCTTTCGGATATGTTGTAAATAATACATTGGATGTAAAATTAACAGAGCTAATTCCTGCAATAAAATCTGATGACTTTAAGGTAGGGTTAGGTGGACCAGTAAGTCCTAATAACCTTTATTATATGCATACTTTAGGGAAAGAAATAGAGGGGAGTGTAGAAGTAAAGAAAGGATTGTATACAGGAGGAAACTTTGATCAAATCACTACATTAATCAATACCGGTTTAATTGGAAACCATCAAATACAATTCTTTTTAGGTTATTCAGGTTGGTCTTCTGGACAACTGGAAGATGAAATAGCCAAAGATTCTTGGATTGTTTCTCAATTTGACATCATCGATGTTATGGAAAGAAATGATGAAACTTACTGGAAAAACATTTTAGCTTCTAAAGGAGGAAAATTTCAATTAATTGCTAACTTTCCTTTAAATCCATCTTTAAATTAG
- a CDS encoding DUF2807 domain-containing protein: protein MKRLLPFTVLIFIILACKKPEERTCWKGNGDEATKIIDLNQIDFKGFELHDDMNFILIPDSSNYMEISSYKNRVDHFNYYTADSLLVIEDKSKCDFLRDFDKKTQIEIHYKNISVLNIKGNGNVSTSSPISNNILHIYSHSANGDLNIEVNANSLVVKLINGTLTGLIKGQAESANLFHFGYSKINFESLEVEHLRVSNKSDSDVFVKSNNTLVVELLSLGKIYYKGTPTTAIISNTMGSQLIDNN, encoded by the coding sequence ATGAAACGCTTACTCCCCTTTACTGTTCTTATTTTTATCATATTGGCCTGTAAAAAACCTGAAGAACGCACTTGTTGGAAAGGTAATGGCGATGAGGCAACCAAAATTATTGACCTCAATCAGATCGATTTTAAAGGTTTTGAGTTACATGATGACATGAACTTTATTCTCATTCCTGACTCATCTAATTATATGGAGATTTCCTCCTATAAAAATAGAGTTGATCATTTTAATTATTACACAGCAGATAGCCTTTTGGTAATTGAGGATAAGAGCAAATGTGACTTTCTTCGTGACTTTGATAAAAAAACTCAAATCGAAATTCACTATAAAAACATTAGTGTTTTAAACATTAAAGGAAATGGAAACGTCAGCACTTCCTCTCCTATTTCCAACAACATTCTACACATTTATTCGCATTCAGCAAATGGAGATCTCAATATTGAAGTTAACGCCAATAGTTTGGTCGTTAAACTAATTAATGGGACGCTAACTGGACTAATAAAAGGACAAGCTGAAAGCGCTAATTTATTTCATTTTGGCTATAGCAAAATTAACTTTGAAAGCTTAGAAGTAGAACACCTCAGAGTTAGTAATAAAAGTGATTCTGATGTTTTTGTAAAAAGTAATAACACCTTAGTTGTTGAGTTATTGAGCTTAGGTAAAATTTATTATAAAGGTACTCCTACTACAGCTATTATTTCTAACACTATGGGAAGCCAACTTATTGATAATAATTAA
- a CDS encoding CDP-alcohol phosphatidyltransferase family protein: MKRHIPNLLTLSNLFCGILAVKSGFEGEFFLAAGLVVLGAIFDFFDGFAARLLKVSNEIGKQLDSLSDMVTFGVAPGVIMFTLLNIIFKQYDAQVLLAEYIPYIAFVIPLASAVRLAKFNVDENQSDKFIGVPTPANSLFFIAIPLIYMEYIKNSLPPLYLGSILILLILIFSWLLNANIELLALKFKTFGWKNNEIRYTFIGMTIITIILTIFLKIVYISIPIIILLYIIISIINNSNKKQIE; this comes from the coding sequence ATAAAAAGACATATACCCAATTTGTTAACATTAAGTAACCTTTTTTGCGGGATATTAGCCGTTAAATCAGGTTTTGAGGGGGAGTTTTTTTTAGCCGCTGGGTTGGTAGTCTTAGGAGCTATATTTGATTTTTTCGATGGTTTTGCAGCGCGATTATTAAAAGTGAGTAACGAAATAGGGAAACAGTTAGATTCTTTATCAGATATGGTGACTTTTGGAGTCGCTCCAGGTGTGATAATGTTTACCCTACTGAATATCATTTTTAAACAATATGATGCTCAAGTACTCTTAGCGGAATATATACCTTATATAGCATTTGTTATTCCATTGGCTTCAGCAGTACGTTTAGCCAAATTTAATGTAGATGAAAATCAATCAGATAAGTTTATTGGTGTCCCAACACCTGCTAACTCTCTTTTTTTTATAGCCATTCCATTGATTTATATGGAATATATTAAAAATTCATTACCTCCTTTATATTTAGGCTCAATATTGATTTTGTTGATCCTAATTTTTAGCTGGTTACTCAATGCCAACATAGAACTGCTGGCATTAAAATTTAAAACATTTGGATGGAAAAACAATGAAATACGTTATACTTTTATTGGGATGACGATAATTACAATTATCCTAACTATTTTCCTTAAAATCGTATACATTTCTATTCCAATTATTATACTTTTGTATATCATTATTTCAATTATCAATAACTCGAACAAAAAACAAATAGAATGA
- a CDS encoding membrane or secreted protein gives MKLVLFTVGLLALGFAGIAIKIWAKKDGEFAGTCANSSPILNDNNESTCTVCGARPDERCKN, from the coding sequence ATGAAATTAGTATTGTTTACAGTTGGGCTTTTAGCTTTGGGATTTGCAGGAATTGCTATTAAAATATGGGCTAAAAAGGATGGTGAATTTGCTGGAACATGTGCAAATAGTAGTCCTATTTTGAATGATAATAACGAGTCGACTTGCACAGTTTGTGGTGCAAGACCTGATGAAAGGTGTAAAAATTAA